The sequence below is a genomic window from Sphingobacteriales bacterium.
ATTCAACGAATATGCGCCTTGTGAAGTTATTACAGGTTCGTCAAATTTGACAGATGCCGGACTTGGTGCAAATCCTGAATCAAACTATGAGTTTAACGTTAGCTTGCGTGATTATGAAGATGTAAAATTTGCAACCGAAGAATTTGAAAGGCTTTGGGCTGAATCTGTACCCATTTTACAGACAGAAGCCGAAAGAATCAAGAACCAAACCTATTTGCGTGATGACTTTACTCCGTTTGAGTTATATATCAAAATGTTAATTGAATATTTTGGTAAACGGGTAGATTACGACCCATACAATATTGACCTGCTTTTACCCCCAAAATACATACGCTTAAAATACCAATCAGATGCTGCCAATCAGGGTTATGCAATTATGATGAAGCATAATGGTTTTGTTTTGGCAGATGTGGTAGGTTTAGGAAAAACGATTATTGCCTGTATGATTATTAAAAAGTTTATTTATGAAAATGGCACTCATACAAAGGTTTTAGTTGTTGTACCTCCTGCAATTGAAGATGGATGGAGACGGACCGTAAAAGATTTTGAACTGGATAATCATTTTCGTTTTGTTACGATCGGAAGTCTGCATAAAATTTTAGACAGAGAGAATTATTCTTATCCGAATCCTGAAGATATTGATTTAATCGTTGTTGACGAATCCCATAAATTCAGAAATGATTACACCGAAATGTATCTGGCTTTGCAGGAAATTTGTAAAATGCCAAGAAAAAGGCCTGCCGAAAATGGAGATATACGTAAGAAAATAATCTTAATTTCTGCAACCCCTTTAAATAACCGCCCACAGGATATTGAAAACCAACTTTATCTTTTTCAGGACAGAAGAAACAGCACACTTGAAAACATCAGAAACTTACAGGAATATTTCAAACCTATAAATGAGCAGTATAAAAAACTGGCTTATGAGAAAAAACTGAATATCAAAAAACTGAAAGCACTATTCCAGAAATTACGAGATGATGTAGTGGAGCCGCTTGTAATCCGAAGAACAAGAACAGACATTGAGAGCAACAAAGAATATCTGGAAGATTTGGAAAAACAGGGAATAAAATTCCCAAGAGTTGGCGACCCCATTGCCCTTTACTATGAATTGGATGGAAACTTGAGTGAATTGTTTTTCGATACAGTTTCGCTAATTACCAATCTTGATGAAGATGGGAATGAAATTGACGGTTTGGGATATTATCGTTATCGGGCTATTGAATTTTTGGTAAAAGAGGAAGACCGGAAAATCTATGGTAAAGTGGAATCCATATCAGGCAGGTTGTCTGCTATTATGAAAACGCTTTTGGTAAAGCGCCTTGAAAGTAGTTTTTATGCATTCACCCAATCGCTGAAAAGATTTCAGAAAGCTATTGATAATATGCTGGCCATGTTTGATGATAACAGGATATTTATCGCACCTGATTTAGACATCAACAAATTGCTTGAAGAGGGTTTAAGTTATGATGAGATTGAAGCTAAAATAAATGAAAAAGGAGGAAACAATAAAGAGTATAAAAAAGATGCTTTCGACAAAAAATTTGTTGATTTGCTCAAGCAGGATAAGGAAAAAGTGGATGATTTAATTGAACGCTGGAGCAAAGTAAAGAAAGACCCGAAGCTGATAGAGTTTGCAAAACAAATACAGGATGAGTTTTTTAAAACCGATCTAAATATTAGCGGCAAGCTGGTTATTTTCTCAGAATCAAAAGAAACAGCAGAAGAATTAACGGTAAAACTTGCAAAGATTACAAAGAAAAAAGTGCTGACCGTAAGTGCCGAAAACAGAAAATATGTCGAGAGTACTATCCGGGAAAATTTTGATGCCAACCTTGAAGAAGAAAAATGGAAATCGGAATACGATATTATTATTACCACTGAAGTACTGGCAGAAGGCATCAACCTGCACAGAAGTAATGTAATAGTAAACTATGATGTTCCCTGGAACTCTACCCGTTTAATGCAGCGCATCGGTCGTGTTAACCGCATCGGCTCAAGAGCCGACAGAATCTATGTTTACAACTATTATCCGTCTGCCCATGGAGATGCTCAAATTCATTTGGTAAACAACGCCCTGCGTAAACTTCAGGCATTTCATACAGCTTTTGGTGAGGATAACAAGGTATTTTCTGTTCTCGAAGAAAAAGGAGAAGGGGCTTTATTCGGAAATAAAATTCAAAAAGAAGAAAGCGAAATTTTGAAGTATTTGAATGAATTAAGAGATTTTAGGAAGAAACATCCAAAGATTTTTAATGAAATAGCTAAAATTCCAAACAAAGCAAGGTGCGGGAGAAAAGTTCCCGAAGGTAGGCAACTAACCTTATTGGACACTGAAAGCGGTGAAATAAATTACCCATTGCAAAACACATCACTGACCTATCTGAAAAGTGAAAATCATCCCGGTATCTTTTGCCTCATCACTCCCGAAATGAATATTATTGAAATGAATTTTTTACAGGCAGTCAAATTGTTTAAAGCTCCTGATTCAGAAAAGGCAATTGCCTTACACGAACTGCACCACAAACAAACACTGGCAAGTCTCGAATATTTTAAGTCTGAAAAAAATCAGGAAAATGTTCAGACAGTTTCTCGTAGAAATCTTAGTCCGGCAGAAAATAAAGCCATTTCAAACATTAATGCGATAGTTAAGATTGCACCTACCGAACAAAAACGAATGGCATTATTGCGTGCTTTGGATATTATCAAAAAAGGAACTTTTGCTTCGAAGGGTTTACCAAAATCCATCAATGTTTTTTTTACTTCAAATGCGGGATTGCTCAAAGAGCCGGATAAGTTTATTGAGCAATTATTTATTACCGTTCTCGACAGGTACGACCTTTCTCCCGGTTCCGAGGAAATGCCTCAATCAGACAAAGCACACAGGGGAATTGTAAATCCTCAAATTGTATTAACTCAAAGTTTCAGTTAAACCCCTCGAATTCGAAGGAATTAAAATGAAGAAGAATATATGACCAAACAAAAATCAATTATTGTTCAAAATATTCCTGTTCAGGTAATTATTGAAAATAAACTGGATTATATTTGTATAACTGACATGGCAAATGCCAAAGAAAATGAAAGCCGTGCTGCGGATATTATCAAAAACTGGATTAGAAACCGATATACCCTCGAATTTTTAGGAACCTGGGAACAAATGTATAACCCGAATTTTAAAGTGGTCGAATTCGACCACTTTAGAATGCAGGCCGGCTTGAACTCTTTCGTACTCAGTGTTTCAGAATGGATAGCTAAAACAAATGCCATCGGTTTTATCGTTAAGAAAGGTCGATATGGCGGTACTTATGCCCATAAAGACATTGCCTTCGAATTTGGCTCAGCTATCAGCGCCCCATTTAAACTTTTTCTTATCAAAGAGTTCCAGCGTTTGAAGGAAGATGAAAATAACCGTCTTCAACTTGAATGGAACCTCCAACGAACACTCGCAAAAGTCAATTACCGTATTCATACCGATGCCATCAAAGAAAATCTGATTCCAAAAGAACTTTCCAAAAATGAAATAAACTTTATTTATGCCAATGAAGCAGACATGTTGAATATGGCTCTTTTCGGTAAAACTGCCCAGCAATGGCGAAATGAAAACCCCGATGCCGAGGGAAATATCAGGGATATGGCAACCATTGAGCAATTGGTGGTTTTAAGCAACCTCGAAAGTATAAACGCGGTGTTAATCCATCAGGGTTTATCACAACCCGAGAGGCTTACACAACTCAACCAAGTAGCCATTACTCAAATGAAATCATTGATAGGAAATGTTCAATTGAAAAAACTGAAATAAAATGCCAGCTAACAGAATTCATTTACAACAAGCATTACACAAACCTTACGACAGGGTTTTGTTTTCCCGTGAAGTATTAAGTCCGGTTTTTGGTTCAGGATTTACGCTTAATTCCTCTTTAGTTCCTGCACCTCTATCACCCAATAAATCGGAATCGGCTGCGATTGCCAACGTTTGGATTTACGGAAAAATT
It includes:
- a CDS encoding restriction endonuclease subunit R translates to MPTKFFTNQDDNSLLKKFEGVFTNIESIRHFDALVGYFRASGYFKVRPFLDKIPKIRILVGINVDQLIKKYHEKGQLYLENPDETKADFLDEIIKNIQEANYDEVTEKGILQFIDDLVSCKIELRAHPKKKIHAKVYIFRPASFNEYAPCEVITGSSNLTDAGLGANPESNYEFNVSLRDYEDVKFATEEFERLWAESVPILQTEAERIKNQTYLRDDFTPFELYIKMLIEYFGKRVDYDPYNIDLLLPPKYIRLKYQSDAANQGYAIMMKHNGFVLADVVGLGKTIIACMIIKKFIYENGTHTKVLVVVPPAIEDGWRRTVKDFELDNHFRFVTIGSLHKILDRENYSYPNPEDIDLIVVDESHKFRNDYTEMYLALQEICKMPRKRPAENGDIRKKIILISATPLNNRPQDIENQLYLFQDRRNSTLENIRNLQEYFKPINEQYKKLAYEKKLNIKKLKALFQKLRDDVVEPLVIRRTRTDIESNKEYLEDLEKQGIKFPRVGDPIALYYELDGNLSELFFDTVSLITNLDEDGNEIDGLGYYRYRAIEFLVKEEDRKIYGKVESISGRLSAIMKTLLVKRLESSFYAFTQSLKRFQKAIDNMLAMFDDNRIFIAPDLDINKLLEEGLSYDEIEAKINEKGGNNKEYKKDAFDKKFVDLLKQDKEKVDDLIERWSKVKKDPKLIEFAKQIQDEFFKTDLNISGKLVIFSESKETAEELTVKLAKITKKKVLTVSAENRKYVESTIRENFDANLEEEKWKSEYDIIITTEVLAEGINLHRSNVIVNYDVPWNSTRLMQRIGRVNRIGSRADRIYVYNYYPSAHGDAQIHLVNNALRKLQAFHTAFGEDNKVFSVLEEKGEGALFGNKIQKEESEILKYLNELRDFRKKHPKIFNEIAKIPNKARCGRKVPEGRQLTLLDTESGEINYPLQNTSLTYLKSENHPGIFCLITPEMNIIEMNFLQAVKLFKAPDSEKAIALHELHHKQTLASLEYFKSEKNQENVQTVSRRNLSPAENKAISNINAIVKIAPTEQKRMALLRALDIIKKGTFASKGLPKSINVFFTSNAGLLKEPDKFIEQLFITVLDRYDLSPGSEEMPQSDKAHRGIVNPQIVLTQSFS
- a CDS encoding KilA-N domain-containing protein; translated protein: MTKQKSIIVQNIPVQVIIENKLDYICITDMANAKENESRAADIIKNWIRNRYTLEFLGTWEQMYNPNFKVVEFDHFRMQAGLNSFVLSVSEWIAKTNAIGFIVKKGRYGGTYAHKDIAFEFGSAISAPFKLFLIKEFQRLKEDENNRLQLEWNLQRTLAKVNYRIHTDAIKENLIPKELSKNEINFIYANEADMLNMALFGKTAQQWRNENPDAEGNIRDMATIEQLVVLSNLESINAVLIHQGLSQPERLTQLNQVAITQMKSLIGNVQLKKLK